A section of the Caballeronia sp. M1242 genome encodes:
- a CDS encoding aldo/keto reductase, translating to MQTRSIGTSDLEVAPLVFGGNVFGWTADERTSFSILDAFVDHGLNFIDTADVYSAWVEGHHGGESETIIGKWFKESGKRHKVVLATKVGMLGTRAGLSAANIAAAVDDSLRRLKTDYIDVYFSHLDDDKTPLDETLGAYQKLIQAGKVRVIGASNYTGARLEEALKVAKESSLPAYQILQPEYNLYDREGYETDLEPVAEAHKVAVVTYFSLASGFLSGKYRSKADMQGKARGSRVEKYLNERGLRILDALDEVAKRHDTTPATIALAWVIARPSVTAPIASATSVQQLESLAAATRLELDPEEVAELDEASAWQK from the coding sequence ATGCAAACTCGCAGCATCGGCACATCGGATCTTGAAGTCGCGCCGCTCGTCTTCGGCGGCAACGTGTTCGGCTGGACCGCGGACGAACGCACGTCGTTCTCCATCCTCGACGCGTTCGTCGATCACGGCCTCAATTTCATCGACACGGCGGACGTCTATTCCGCGTGGGTCGAAGGGCACCACGGCGGCGAATCGGAAACGATCATCGGCAAGTGGTTCAAGGAGAGCGGCAAGCGCCACAAGGTCGTGCTCGCGACGAAGGTCGGCATGCTCGGCACGCGCGCCGGGCTTTCGGCGGCGAACATCGCGGCGGCCGTGGACGACTCGCTGCGGCGTCTGAAGACCGATTACATCGACGTCTACTTCTCGCATCTGGACGACGACAAGACGCCGCTCGACGAAACGCTCGGCGCCTACCAGAAGCTCATTCAGGCGGGCAAGGTGCGGGTGATCGGCGCGTCGAACTACACCGGCGCGCGGCTGGAAGAAGCGCTGAAAGTGGCGAAGGAATCGTCGCTGCCGGCGTATCAGATCCTGCAGCCGGAGTACAACCTCTACGACCGCGAAGGCTACGAGACGGACCTCGAGCCCGTCGCCGAGGCGCACAAGGTCGCAGTCGTCACGTATTTCAGCCTGGCGAGCGGCTTTCTGTCGGGCAAGTACCGCTCCAAAGCAGACATGCAGGGGAAGGCGCGCGGCTCGCGCGTCGAGAAGTATCTGAACGAGCGCGGCCTCAGGATTCTCGATGCGCTCGATGAAGTCGCGAAGCGCCACGACACCACGCCGGCGACCATCGCACTCGCGTGGGTCATCGCGCGGCCGAGCGTGACCGCGCCGATTGCGAGCGCCACGTCCGTGCAGCAACTGGAAAGTCTCGCGGCGGCCACGCGCCTCGAGCTCGATCCGGAAGAAGTGGCGGAACTGGACGAAGCCAGCGCCTGGCAGAAATAA
- the rpsU gene encoding 30S ribosomal protein S21: MTTIVLKENEPFDVAIRRFRRTIEKNGLIAELRERQSYEKPTTERKRKKAAAVARLRKRLRSQMLPKKMH, from the coding sequence ATGACCACTATTGTCCTCAAAGAAAACGAGCCGTTCGATGTCGCGATTCGGCGCTTCCGCCGCACCATCGAAAAGAATGGCCTGATCGCAGAACTGCGCGAGCGCCAGTCCTACGAAAAGCCGACCACCGAGCGCAAGCGCAAGAAGGCCGCGGCCGTTGCCCGCCTGCGCAAGCGCCTGCGTAGCCAGATGCTGCCGAAGAAGATGCACTAA